From a single Labrenzia sp. PHM005 genomic region:
- a CDS encoding glycosyltransferase, whose product MRRSVLFVQPKLPGQFRQQISRELSRPDTDILLLSNVSFGLADVPKGAVHELYGNPANGAPVDPLCAEFNTAISTGQEVEKAALKLKQRGYYPDTIVAYYGYGESLFLRGVFPNARIVTFFEYFYGLKDGAMNFDPEFRQPEAEILRRSKARNAVALMALHDCDEGIVPTKWQFSRLPEEYRHKIRIVPDEIDRDLNKPDPNAVFKLDGIEFTKRDRVISYCARALEPTRGIHILMRSLPRLMALAPDAHVVIVGKAATAYDPPLPNGQAYRDKYLGEVRDKIDLKRLHMVGWLDRKNLTELFQVSSCHVYLTTPFVVSWSLREALACQTPVVASNTAPVQEFIEHGKNGYLVDFFDYNRLADTVSKTVSQQRKFA is encoded by the coding sequence ATGCGTCGGTCTGTATTGTTTGTTCAGCCCAAATTGCCGGGGCAATTTCGACAACAAATTTCTAGGGAACTGAGCCGGCCCGACACGGATATCTTGCTGCTGTCAAATGTCAGTTTTGGGCTGGCCGATGTGCCAAAAGGCGCCGTGCACGAACTCTATGGAAATCCGGCAAATGGCGCGCCAGTCGATCCTCTTTGCGCCGAATTTAACACCGCGATATCGACCGGCCAGGAAGTTGAAAAAGCCGCTTTGAAACTCAAACAGCGTGGCTATTACCCGGATACGATTGTCGCCTATTACGGATACGGCGAAAGCCTGTTTTTGCGAGGGGTGTTCCCGAACGCGCGCATCGTGACGTTCTTCGAGTATTTTTATGGCTTGAAGGATGGCGCGATGAACTTCGATCCGGAGTTTCGCCAGCCCGAGGCCGAGATCCTACGGCGCAGCAAAGCCAGAAATGCCGTTGCCTTGATGGCTCTTCATGATTGTGATGAGGGGATTGTGCCCACCAAGTGGCAGTTTTCGAGACTGCCTGAGGAGTACCGGCATAAGATCCGGATCGTGCCGGATGAAATCGACCGCGATCTCAACAAGCCGGACCCAAACGCTGTTTTCAAACTCGATGGCATTGAGTTTACCAAAAGGGATCGGGTGATCAGCTATTGCGCCAGGGCCCTCGAACCGACACGCGGAATACATATTCTTATGCGATCTCTTCCGCGCCTGATGGCGTTGGCGCCCGACGCGCATGTTGTGATCGTTGGCAAAGCGGCAACGGCCTACGACCCGCCTTTGCCGAATGGGCAGGCATATCGTGATAAATATTTAGGCGAAGTCAGAGATAAAATAGATCTGAAAAGATTGCATATGGTCGGATGGTTGGATAGAAAGAATTTAACAGAGTTGTTTCAAGTATCGAGTTGCCATGTCTATTTAACCACACCCTTTGTTGTCTCATGGTCTTTGCGGGAGGCGCTTGCTTGTCAAACTCCGGTTGTTGCATCTAACACTGCTCCTGTGCAGGAATTTATTGAACACGGCAAGAACGGATATTTGGTCGACTTTTTTGACTACAACCGATTGGCGGATACAGTTTCAAAAACGGTTAGCCAACAGCGGAAATTCGCTTAA
- a CDS encoding sulfotransferase codes for MFSTTVRNLSFHLPESFSHELKIPAKDTTRSGNAFLIRGHVVGEGPPKVQLQVAASNQPLRTWPVEVTECKGRWRYDLSAVVNLLGSTGKTLISFQLIGENNWRTPVATIELERHSLEQAAEGLPGIYVVSLGRSGSTMMMSALAAHPDVVAYERHPFETRVSQQYARIAKTLTEPADFFDPQLEAFAHSAKLASNAYLRPDGDIIDVMDKTLGTQNIAHCRRQVTSFYQELASRRKKTARAYAEKCIPHIAWLNLLRELYPGSKVVLLVRDFRDVYRSVLSFNDKRGFNAFGREAVAKDIDYVDALARSATALMTVAKMEDVVLAKYEDIAIRPADALTKLMQQLDLEGSEHNLELMTNALAKDTPEVNRHRTAGSSETSVGRWQSEVTEEEGARFQELLTPALKFFDYQT; via the coding sequence ATGTTCTCAACGACCGTCCGTAACCTCAGTTTTCATCTTCCGGAAAGTTTTTCGCATGAGCTGAAGATTCCGGCGAAAGATACAACAAGGTCTGGCAATGCCTTTTTGATCAGAGGGCATGTTGTTGGCGAGGGACCGCCGAAGGTTCAATTGCAGGTCGCCGCATCGAACCAGCCGCTTCGCACCTGGCCCGTTGAAGTGACTGAATGCAAAGGGCGCTGGCGCTATGATCTGAGCGCCGTTGTCAATCTGCTCGGATCAACAGGGAAGACCCTCATTTCATTCCAGTTGATCGGTGAGAACAATTGGCGGACACCGGTCGCCACGATTGAACTGGAAAGACACTCTTTGGAGCAAGCAGCTGAGGGGTTGCCGGGCATTTATGTAGTGAGCCTGGGCCGGTCCGGATCGACGATGATGATGTCGGCGCTCGCCGCGCATCCGGATGTCGTTGCATATGAGCGCCATCCCTTTGAAACTCGTGTATCCCAGCAATACGCACGGATAGCAAAGACCTTGACGGAGCCTGCCGACTTTTTTGATCCGCAGCTCGAGGCATTTGCCCATTCCGCCAAACTGGCATCCAACGCCTATTTGCGGCCAGATGGGGATATCATCGATGTGATGGACAAAACGCTCGGCACTCAAAACATCGCCCATTGCCGGCGCCAGGTCACATCATTTTATCAAGAACTTGCATCCCGCCGGAAAAAAACAGCCCGGGCATATGCAGAAAAATGTATCCCGCACATTGCTTGGCTCAATTTGTTGAGGGAACTTTATCCGGGCTCGAAAGTTGTGTTGTTGGTGCGGGACTTTCGTGATGTCTATCGATCTGTTTTATCCTTCAATGACAAGCGCGGCTTCAATGCTTTTGGACGGGAGGCGGTCGCCAAGGACATTGACTATGTCGATGCATTGGCCCGCTCGGCGACCGCACTCATGACGGTTGCGAAAATGGAAGATGTCGTCTTGGCAAAATATGAAGACATCGCGATCCGCCCAGCCGACGCCTTAACGAAGCTCATGCAGCAGTTGGATTTGGAGGGCTCGGAGCACAACCTTGAACTCATGACCAACGCTTTGGCAAAAGACACTCCGGAGGTAAACCGGCATCGGACAGCTGGATCTTCTGAGACATCAGTGGGCCGGTGGCAAAGTGAGGTCACTGAAGAGGAGGGCGCCCGGTTCCAGGAGCTATTAACCCCGGCACTCAAGTTTTTCGACTATCAAACCTAG
- the wecC gene encoding UDP-N-acetyl-D-mannosamine dehydrogenase, giving the protein MLHELNTISVIGLGYIGLPTAAILASSGKNVVGVDINNTAVTAINEGRAHFFEPELNSMVADGVQSGNLRAVNSPEAADAFIIAVPTPVSKGNVPYLGYIEAAANSIAPVLKSGDLIILESTSPVGTVEMMASKLAAARPDLKWPHEVGEAADMLVAYCPERIIPGRMMTELVENDRIIGGLSENSIMAATALYSSFARGKLVPTTGRTAEMVKLTENAYRDVNIAFANELSKVCDHFGIDAWEVIDLANHHPRVNILNPGPGVGGHCIAVDPWFIVHAADGLAPLMQTAREVNDSKPGYVVDKVAAMVQPGDKIACLGLAYKADTDDLRESPAIQVVEEMADAGIGQLLAVEPNVEALPSSLIQKGVMQSSLPDALRQCETIVLLVDHQAFKELDLSLLQGKRVYDSRGIWPQYRACKDKPAPTLLHTYVEAAE; this is encoded by the coding sequence ATGTTACATGAATTGAATACGATAAGCGTAATTGGACTTGGATACATTGGTTTGCCGACAGCGGCCATTCTTGCATCTTCTGGCAAAAATGTAGTCGGTGTAGACATTAACAACACGGCCGTAACTGCAATAAACGAAGGGCGCGCTCATTTCTTTGAACCAGAATTAAACTCCATGGTTGCGGACGGTGTTCAAAGTGGGAATTTGCGAGCTGTGAATTCGCCGGAAGCCGCTGATGCCTTCATAATCGCTGTCCCCACTCCCGTCTCTAAAGGCAACGTTCCATACCTCGGCTATATCGAGGCTGCGGCCAACTCGATTGCTCCAGTGCTGAAATCAGGCGATTTGATCATCTTGGAGTCGACATCTCCTGTTGGAACCGTTGAAATGATGGCGAGCAAATTGGCCGCGGCGCGCCCGGATCTGAAATGGCCACACGAGGTTGGTGAAGCAGCGGATATGCTTGTTGCCTATTGCCCGGAGCGGATTATTCCAGGTCGTATGATGACTGAATTGGTCGAAAATGATCGGATAATCGGCGGCCTTTCCGAAAACTCGATCATGGCGGCAACAGCGCTCTACAGCAGTTTTGCTCGCGGTAAACTGGTTCCAACGACAGGCCGAACGGCCGAGATGGTGAAGCTGACTGAAAATGCGTACAGAGACGTCAACATTGCATTTGCAAACGAATTGTCAAAGGTCTGCGACCATTTTGGCATCGATGCATGGGAAGTCATTGATCTGGCTAATCATCACCCCCGCGTGAACATTCTCAATCCGGGGCCAGGTGTTGGCGGCCACTGTATTGCAGTCGATCCATGGTTTATCGTTCACGCGGCAGACGGGCTTGCGCCCCTCATGCAAACAGCCCGGGAAGTGAATGACAGCAAACCTGGATACGTGGTTGATAAAGTGGCCGCAATGGTACAGCCCGGCGATAAAATTGCCTGTCTCGGTCTTGCGTATAAAGCAGATACCGATGATCTCCGCGAAAGCCCGGCTATTCAGGTTGTTGAGGAGATGGCGGATGCTGGAATTGGCCAGTTGCTTGCTGTTGAGCCAAATGTTGAGGCACTCCCATCGTCACTCATACAAAAGGGTGTGATGCAGTCGTCACTGCCTGATGCTTTGCGACAATGCGAAACGATCGTTCTATTGGTCGACCATCAGGCATTCAAAGAGCTCGATTTGTCTCTGCTGCAAGGCAAGCGTGTTTACGATAGCAGGGGCATTTGGCCTCAATATCGTGCCTGTAAGGATAAACCTGCGCCAACTCTATTGCACACATACGTTGAGGCCGCGGAGTAA
- a CDS encoding bifunctional 2-polyprenyl-6-hydroxyphenol methylase/3-demethylubiquinol 3-O-methyltransferase UbiG, producing MTKGALTNTKTVTGLKKMNDGSKLGLARDRIAQAYMGLWGGASTIDKARRRIHWITSRVVGANVLDVGTSEGIVPILLGREGFRAVGIDINPEAIAYADQLLEQEAEAIRERVQFRNVSLFQDETDTVFDTVILGEVIEHASNIRKFIKTAVYHLADGGVLILTTPFGVFPDRDHKHTFYLSDVRDLLTSHGDIEHLEVVDGYIRAVLRKDLKDSSGIDAQESKDILLDENLLSLTEEASHAVQVTLHKHIDDERQAKEKLLNELDQAQSAISSLNESLVEKSEALAAALQEISTTREQLARVTEALLEYKKK from the coding sequence ATGACCAAGGGCGCGCTGACCAATACGAAAACCGTCACTGGTCTAAAGAAAATGAACGATGGATCCAAACTTGGCCTAGCACGGGATCGGATCGCGCAGGCCTATATGGGGCTATGGGGCGGAGCGTCGACGATTGACAAGGCACGCAGGCGCATTCACTGGATCACGTCTCGAGTTGTTGGGGCCAATGTTCTTGATGTCGGCACAAGTGAAGGCATAGTCCCGATCCTTTTGGGGCGTGAGGGCTTTCGCGCGGTTGGAATTGATATCAATCCGGAAGCTATAGCCTACGCTGATCAATTGCTGGAACAGGAAGCGGAAGCTATCCGAGAGCGCGTTCAGTTTCGAAATGTGAGTCTATTCCAGGATGAGACAGATACTGTATTCGATACAGTCATCTTGGGTGAGGTTATAGAACACGCAAGCAACATCCGAAAATTTATTAAGACGGCTGTATACCATCTAGCTGATGGCGGTGTCCTTATATTGACTACGCCATTCGGTGTGTTTCCTGACCGAGATCACAAGCATACATTTTATCTAAGTGACGTCCGTGACCTGCTGACAAGTCATGGTGACATTGAGCATCTTGAAGTGGTTGATGGATACATCCGCGCGGTGCTTCGAAAAGATTTAAAAGATAGTTCCGGTATCGATGCGCAAGAAAGCAAAGACATATTGCTTGATGAGAACTTGCTCAGTCTAACGGAAGAAGCATCGCATGCGGTACAAGTCACCCTACACAAACATATAGATGACGAACGTCAAGCAAAAGAAAAACTTCTGAATGAACTGGACCAGGCGCAAAGCGCAATCAGTTCCCTAAATGAAAGCCTAGTCGAAAAGTCAGAAGCGTTGGCTGCTGCGCTTCAAGAAATATCTACAACCCGTGAGCAATTGGCCAGGGTCACAGAGGCTTTATTGGAATACAAGAAAAAGTAG
- a CDS encoding glycosyltransferase family 4 protein, which produces MKILHLAHNHPAFHAGGTEIFAKELSGELDQVEGVKSHFLAAALKQHRTPHPGTSFVAEPDHAADFVISGGHFIPFSLSQSDTYGFLSEFGRLLTDLKPDVVHFHHVLLFGIEAFAVVKNSVPGAKVIMTLHDYYLICANEGLMLTSQGKIAESTSPTYWQREFPKESVVNLALREQSIRTALKAVDEFVSPSAFLKSVFVDWGISAEKIRVIHNGYPLSTVAPALPETVEPSYDFGFFGHLNEPKGVQVFLKAMELALAQTDQHLTAVVYGSDRFAPEDHKDTIANYRTNLTENVSFFGDYQRQDVIRLMQGVRWVIIPSIWWENDPLTVQEAKIARRPILCSDIGGMAERVLPGQDGFHFPCGNAGALAKLMIEVASGVRDLNKTSDNSTSMPDCLNAYMEVYRDVLNDRP; this is translated from the coding sequence TTGAAAATTTTACATCTGGCCCACAACCATCCGGCTTTTCATGCGGGGGGGACCGAGATTTTTGCAAAGGAACTGTCTGGTGAATTGGATCAGGTCGAAGGAGTTAAATCCCACTTTCTGGCGGCAGCCCTGAAACAGCACCGAACCCCGCATCCCGGAACGTCTTTTGTAGCAGAGCCGGACCATGCTGCCGATTTTGTCATATCCGGTGGCCACTTTATTCCATTTTCGCTCAGTCAATCAGATACATATGGTTTTTTGAGCGAGTTTGGCAGGTTGCTCACCGACCTGAAGCCGGATGTGGTTCATTTCCATCATGTTTTGTTGTTTGGAATTGAGGCGTTCGCGGTTGTCAAAAACAGTGTTCCAGGCGCAAAAGTCATCATGACACTGCATGACTATTACCTCATTTGCGCAAATGAGGGTTTGATGCTGACGTCCCAGGGCAAAATCGCAGAATCCACAAGTCCAACCTATTGGCAGCGGGAATTTCCCAAAGAGTCTGTTGTCAATCTTGCCTTGCGGGAACAGTCCATCAGAACGGCCCTAAAGGCAGTGGATGAGTTTGTCTCGCCCTCCGCGTTCCTCAAATCAGTTTTTGTTGATTGGGGCATCTCGGCAGAAAAAATTAGGGTCATTCACAACGGATATCCGCTATCGACCGTGGCGCCTGCGTTGCCGGAAACCGTCGAGCCATCATATGATTTCGGCTTTTTTGGGCATCTGAACGAACCCAAAGGTGTTCAGGTATTTCTGAAAGCAATGGAGTTGGCTCTTGCTCAGACTGACCAGCACTTGACGGCGGTCGTCTACGGAAGCGACAGGTTCGCGCCGGAAGACCATAAAGACACGATCGCGAACTACCGGACTAATCTGACCGAGAATGTCAGCTTTTTTGGCGACTATCAAAGGCAGGATGTCATTCGTTTGATGCAGGGCGTCCGCTGGGTGATCATCCCCTCGATTTGGTGGGAGAACGATCCACTGACTGTTCAGGAAGCCAAGATTGCGCGCCGTCCAATCTTGTGTTCAGACATCGGCGGAATGGCGGAGCGTGTGCTGCCAGGTCAAGATGGCTTTCATTTTCCATGTGGCAATGCCGGAGCCTTGGCCAAATTGATGATTGAGGTAGCATCCGGCGTTCGGGATCTGAACAAGACGTCTGACAACTCTACGTCGATGCCGGACTGTTTGAATGCATATATGGAGGTCTACCGAGATGTTCTCAACGACCGTCCGTAA
- a CDS encoding bifunctional 2-polyprenyl-6-hydroxyphenol methylase/3-demethylubiquinol 3-O-methyltransferase UbiG — translation MNISDLYAAPKQVDDLESCVFYHTIDLPNSETVWGHVDLRGRERAYLGGVDLEGKTVLEVGPATGHLAFFMEQHGATVTCLELPHSDVGDLVPRIDLENWDQILADRRRHLDQIVNGFWYCHGKLTSKIQVIYGTVDDLVEAGATFDFVVLGGVLLHLRDLQLRLQQFASLARQEIIVTEQLLAPLDRSDSAPIVWLAPSKGNEVWDHWWRFGPGYFSGYLPILGFPDLKVTKHEQSCLGNMFKHFTIRGRRNIKV, via the coding sequence ATGAATATTTCTGACCTCTACGCAGCACCAAAACAAGTCGACGACCTGGAGAGCTGTGTCTTCTACCACACGATCGATTTGCCGAACAGTGAGACCGTCTGGGGGCACGTTGATCTCAGAGGCCGCGAACGGGCGTACCTCGGCGGAGTTGATCTGGAGGGAAAAACGGTTCTGGAGGTAGGACCTGCGACGGGTCACCTTGCTTTTTTCATGGAACAGCACGGCGCAACAGTGACCTGTTTGGAGTTACCGCATTCTGATGTCGGGGATTTGGTACCCAGGATCGATTTGGAAAACTGGGATCAAATCCTGGCTGATCGGCGCAGGCATTTGGACCAAATTGTCAACGGTTTTTGGTATTGCCACGGCAAGCTGACATCAAAAATACAAGTCATCTATGGAACCGTGGACGACCTGGTTGAAGCTGGCGCCACATTCGACTTCGTCGTTTTGGGTGGTGTGCTGTTGCACTTGAGAGATCTGCAGCTGCGCTTGCAGCAATTTGCCAGCCTGGCGCGTCAGGAAATAATTGTCACCGAGCAGTTGCTGGCGCCGTTGGACCGGTCAGACAGCGCACCGATTGTCTGGTTGGCTCCTTCAAAAGGCAATGAAGTCTGGGACCATTGGTGGCGGTTTGGACCGGGCTATTTTTCCGGCTACCTGCCAATCCTCGGATTTCCAGACTTGAAAGTAACCAAACATGAACAAAGCTGCCTCGGGAACATGTTTAAACATTTTACAATCCGGGGGAGACGAAATATCAAAGTGTAG
- the wecB gene encoding non-hydrolyzing UDP-N-acetylglucosamine 2-epimerase has protein sequence MVHVVVFVGTRPEGIKMAPVVQALRSSEDFRCTLVSTGQHREMLERALADFNIEADIDLAVMQPNQTLASLSSRLFQKVDEVLAELKPDWVLVQGDTTTVMVGALCAFYRGIPVGHVEAGLRSHDMLAPYPEELNRRVASLVTDRHFAPTHGAAANLSEEGIEEAKIVVTGNTGIDALLQTAASVRQTPPNLTYEVSDFLTQHERYVLITGHRRENFGERFQEICHAISTLADNHADVGFLYPVHLNPRVRGPVFEIIKDRPNILLTDPQEYRKFVHLMDRAYLLLSDSGGVQEEAPSLGKPVLVMRDVTERPEGIQAGCAELVGSSKDTIIQRVTALLNDPVQYRQMAQAQNPYGDGQASKRIADTLRLHIAADQTDAA, from the coding sequence ATGGTTCATGTTGTCGTCTTCGTTGGGACCCGTCCTGAGGGTATTAAGATGGCCCCAGTGGTACAGGCTCTTCGAAGTTCTGAAGATTTCCGATGCACGCTCGTCTCCACTGGTCAACATCGCGAGATGCTGGAGCGGGCGCTCGCAGACTTCAATATTGAAGCAGATATTGATCTTGCCGTAATGCAGCCCAACCAGACGCTTGCTTCCCTAAGCAGCCGTCTGTTTCAAAAAGTCGATGAAGTGCTAGCAGAGCTGAAGCCGGACTGGGTATTGGTTCAAGGTGATACGACGACAGTGATGGTGGGAGCGCTTTGCGCTTTCTATCGGGGCATTCCAGTCGGACATGTAGAAGCTGGATTGCGGAGTCACGACATGCTCGCACCGTATCCCGAGGAGCTTAACAGGCGCGTTGCTAGTTTGGTTACTGATCGGCATTTTGCACCAACTCACGGTGCTGCCGCCAATTTGTCTGAAGAGGGCATCGAAGAGGCAAAAATTGTGGTAACCGGCAATACTGGCATCGATGCTCTCTTGCAAACAGCTGCATCGGTGCGGCAGACGCCGCCTAACTTGACTTATGAAGTTTCAGATTTCCTGACACAGCATGAGCGGTACGTTTTGATTACCGGCCACCGGCGTGAGAATTTCGGCGAAAGATTTCAAGAGATCTGCCATGCCATCTCAACCTTGGCAGATAATCATGCTGACGTAGGTTTTCTGTATCCTGTTCACCTAAATCCGCGTGTTCGCGGACCGGTTTTCGAGATCATCAAGGATCGACCAAACATTCTGCTAACTGATCCTCAGGAGTACCGCAAGTTCGTTCATCTGATGGATCGTGCATATCTATTGTTATCGGACTCAGGCGGGGTGCAAGAAGAAGCTCCAAGTCTGGGGAAGCCTGTATTGGTGATGCGAGATGTCACAGAAAGGCCGGAAGGCATTCAAGCGGGTTGCGCCGAGCTCGTGGGTTCTTCGAAAGATACGATAATTCAGAGAGTAACTGCACTGCTCAATGATCCTGTGCAGTACCGACAAATGGCTCAAGCACAAAATCCATACGGCGACGGTCAGGCGAGCAAACGCATCGCAGACACACTGCGATTGCATATCGCAGCTGACCAAACAGATGCCGCTTGA